In Nematostella vectensis chromosome 2, jaNemVect1.1, whole genome shotgun sequence, one genomic interval encodes:
- the LOC5517932 gene encoding probable ATP-dependent RNA helicase DHX35 isoform X3, with product MLIQDSRWRTKRTKLSWVLCYNKLEMSAGWKPKFWRPGAEAPGVNEERPSSNDESSTTTVFNPNSSLSIDIQRQRLPIFKHRTNILYLLEKYETVIIVGETGCGKSTQIPQYLLESGWTADGKKIGITQPRRVAAITVAIRVAEERDTFAGQEVGYCVRFNDCFDPKLTSIKFMTDGILLREVMGDPLLSSYSVIMIDEAHERTLHTDVLLGLLKKIKKKRPDLRIIVSSATLDAEMFKDFFNTNITNDKSKDTAAVLSVEGRSYPVNIEYAISPVANYLQSAVETAMGIHLEEGPGDILVFLTGQEEVESAVSKLIERARGMPKGSSYLKVLPMYSGLPYEEQMLVFKRPPPNTRKVIVATNVAEASITIDGIVYVVDCGFVKLRAYSPATGIESLVVTEISQASAEQRAGRAGRVRAGKAYRLYTEDALHDLKPATVPEMQRSNLAPVLLQLKSMGIDNVLRFDFPARPPAQSMVRGLELLYALDALDDNGKLVDPLGVQMAEFPLEPMIAKMLLISGEFKCSEEILTIAAMLQIKNVFVTPSSQKAASEHARRKFSVYEGDHLTQLNVHRAFLKHKKSSRWCHDNFVNYKGLMHSVKIREQLKKLLQHFKIPIVSCDGDVDQVCRCIVAGFFSNAARYHPSGCYRSVRDDHALHIHPMSVLYTEKPPPWVVYHEILQTSQYYMRDVTKIEPEWLYGLAPHYYEFGTEREVAAKRAKVSS from the exons ATGCTAATACaggattcaagatggcggacgaagaGGACGAAATTAAGTTGGGTCCTATGTTATAATAAACTTGAAATGTCTGCGGGTTGGAAACCCAAGTTTTGGAGACCAG GAGCAGAAGCACCTGGGGTAAATGAAGAGAGACCTTCCTCAAATGATGAGAGCAGCACAACAACTGTGTTCAACCCTAACTCTTCTCTATCAATCGACATTCAAAGACAGAGGCTACCTATTTTTAAG caCAGAACAAATATTCTTTATCTATTGGAAAAATATGAAACAGTGATTATTGTTGGGGAAACAGGATGTGGAAAGTCCACTCAG ATACCACAG TACTTGCTTGAGAGTGGCTGGACAGCTGATGGTAAGAAGATTGGAATTACCCAGCCACGGCGGGTGGCAGCTATCACG GTGGCAATACGGGTTGCAGAAGAGCGTGACACTTTTGCTGGACAAGAAGTTGGTTACTGTGTCCGTTTCAATGACTGCTTTGACCCGAAGCTTACATCTATCAAG ttcATGACTGATGGTATTCTTCTTCGCGAAGTAATGGGTGACCCTCTGCTTTCAAGCTACAG TGTGATTATGATAGATGAAGCGCATGAGAGAACCCTTCACACTGATGTTCTCCTAGGCCTACTTAAAAAG ataaagaagaaaaggcCGGATTTGCGCATCATAGTGTCTTCTGCAACTTTGGATGCTGAG aTGTTTAAGGACTTTTTCAACACAAACATTACAAATGATAAAAG CAAAGACACCGCAGCAGTGCTTTCAGTGGAAGGCAGGTCATATCCTGTTAATATTGAGTATGCAATAAG CCCGGTTGCCAACTATCTTCAGAGTGCTGTTGAAACGGCGATGGGTATACACCTAGAAGAAGGGCCTGGGGACATTCTGGTTTTCCTCACAGGACAG GAAGAAGTGGAAAGTGCTGTGTCTAAACTAAT AGAAAGAGCCAGGGGAATGCCGAAGGGGTCAAGCTATCTTAAAGTTCTTCCTATGTACAGCGGACTTCCCTATGAGGAGCAG atGCTGGTTTTTAAACGGCCCCCACCCAACACTCGTAAG GTTATCGTAGCAACTAATGTAGCCGAAGCTTCAATCACAATCGATGGAATTGTCTATG TTGTGGATTGTGGGTTTGTTAAACTTCGGGCATACTCTCCAGCTACAGGAATAG AGAGTTTGGTGGTTACCGAGATCTCGCAGGCATCCGCCGAGCAGCGTGCGGGTCGAGCTGGAAGGGTGCGGGCAGGGAAAGCATACAGGCTTTACACAG AGGACGCTCTTCACGACCTTAAGCCCGCCACAGTTCCTGAGATGCAGAG GAGCAATCTTGCGCCTGTCCTTCTCCAGCTGAAAAGTATGGGAATCGATAACGTGCTGCGGTTTGACTTCCCCGCC AGGCCTCCTGCACAGTCCATGGTACGGGGTCTGGAGCTActctacgcactcgatg CCTTAGACGACAACGGCAAACTTGTGGATCCGCTGGGCGTGCAAATGGCCGAGTTTCCGTTAGAACCAATGATCGCCAAGATGCTGCTAATATCCG GGGAGTTCAAGTGTTCTGAGGAAATCTTGACGATCGCGGCTATGCTGCAGATTAAGAATGTGTTCGTCACTCCGTCTAGCCAGAAGGCAGCTTCG GAGCATGCTCGGAGAAAGTTCTCTGTATACGAGGGCGACCATCTCACGCAACTAAATGTCCATAGAGCATTCCTTAAG CATAAAAAGAGCTCAAGATGGTGTCATGATAATTTTGTCAATTATAAAG GCCTGATGCACTCGGTCAAAATAAGGGAACAGCTCAAGAAACTCTTGCAGCATTTCAAGATTCCTATCGTGTCATGTGATG GAGATGTCGATCAGGTCTGTCGCTGTATTGTGGCAGGATTTTTCTCAAACGCTGCGCGCTATCACCCCAGTGGATGCTACAG GAGCGTTCGTGATGATCATGCGCTTCATATCCATCCGATGTCGGTTCTGTACACAGAGAAACCACCGCCATG GGTTGTATACCACGAGATTTTACAGACGTCACAATATTACATGCGCGACGTCACAAAA ATTGAGCCGGAATGGCTGTACGGGTTGGCACCGCACTACTATGAGTTTGGAACG GAAAGGGAGGTTGCTGCCAAAAGGGCGAAGGTGTCGAGCTAA
- the LOC5517932 gene encoding probable ATP-dependent RNA helicase DHX35 isoform X4, whose protein sequence is MLIQDSRWRTKRTKLSWVLCYNKLEMSAGWKPKFWRPGAEAPGVNEERPSSNDESSTTTVFNPNSSLSIDIQRQRLPIFKHRTNILYLLEKYETVIIVGETGCGKSTQIPQYLLESGWTADGKKIGITQPRRVAAITVAIRVAEERDTFAGQEVGYCVRFNDCFDPKLTSIKFMTDGILLREVMGDPLLSSYSVIMIDEAHERTLHTDVLLGLLKKIKKKRPDLRIIVSSATLDAEMFKDFFNTNITNDKSKDTAAVLSVEGRSYPVNIEYAISPVANYLQSAVETAMGIHLEEGPGDILVFLTGQEEVESAVSKLIERARGMPKGSSYLKVLPMYSGLPYEEQMLVFKRPPPNTRKVIVATNVAEASITIDGIVYVVDCGFVKLRAYSPATGIESLVVTEISQASAEQRAGRAGRVRAGKAYRLYTEDALHDLKPATVPEMQRSNLAPVLLQLKSMGIDNVLRFDFPARPPAQSMVRGLELLYALDALDDNGKLVDPLGVQMAEFPLEPMIAKMLLISGEFKCSEEILTIAAMLQIKNVFVTPSSQKAASEHARRKFSVYEGDHLTQLNVHRAFLKHKKSSRWCHDNFVNYKGLMHSVKIREQLKKLLQHFKIPIVSCDGDVDQVCRCIVAGFFSNAARYHPSGCYRSVRDDHALHIHPMSVLYTEKPPPWVVYHEILQTSQYYMRDVTKEREVAAKRAKVSS, encoded by the exons ATGCTAATACaggattcaagatggcggacgaagaGGACGAAATTAAGTTGGGTCCTATGTTATAATAAACTTGAAATGTCTGCGGGTTGGAAACCCAAGTTTTGGAGACCAG GAGCAGAAGCACCTGGGGTAAATGAAGAGAGACCTTCCTCAAATGATGAGAGCAGCACAACAACTGTGTTCAACCCTAACTCTTCTCTATCAATCGACATTCAAAGACAGAGGCTACCTATTTTTAAG caCAGAACAAATATTCTTTATCTATTGGAAAAATATGAAACAGTGATTATTGTTGGGGAAACAGGATGTGGAAAGTCCACTCAG ATACCACAG TACTTGCTTGAGAGTGGCTGGACAGCTGATGGTAAGAAGATTGGAATTACCCAGCCACGGCGGGTGGCAGCTATCACG GTGGCAATACGGGTTGCAGAAGAGCGTGACACTTTTGCTGGACAAGAAGTTGGTTACTGTGTCCGTTTCAATGACTGCTTTGACCCGAAGCTTACATCTATCAAG ttcATGACTGATGGTATTCTTCTTCGCGAAGTAATGGGTGACCCTCTGCTTTCAAGCTACAG TGTGATTATGATAGATGAAGCGCATGAGAGAACCCTTCACACTGATGTTCTCCTAGGCCTACTTAAAAAG ataaagaagaaaaggcCGGATTTGCGCATCATAGTGTCTTCTGCAACTTTGGATGCTGAG aTGTTTAAGGACTTTTTCAACACAAACATTACAAATGATAAAAG CAAAGACACCGCAGCAGTGCTTTCAGTGGAAGGCAGGTCATATCCTGTTAATATTGAGTATGCAATAAG CCCGGTTGCCAACTATCTTCAGAGTGCTGTTGAAACGGCGATGGGTATACACCTAGAAGAAGGGCCTGGGGACATTCTGGTTTTCCTCACAGGACAG GAAGAAGTGGAAAGTGCTGTGTCTAAACTAAT AGAAAGAGCCAGGGGAATGCCGAAGGGGTCAAGCTATCTTAAAGTTCTTCCTATGTACAGCGGACTTCCCTATGAGGAGCAG atGCTGGTTTTTAAACGGCCCCCACCCAACACTCGTAAG GTTATCGTAGCAACTAATGTAGCCGAAGCTTCAATCACAATCGATGGAATTGTCTATG TTGTGGATTGTGGGTTTGTTAAACTTCGGGCATACTCTCCAGCTACAGGAATAG AGAGTTTGGTGGTTACCGAGATCTCGCAGGCATCCGCCGAGCAGCGTGCGGGTCGAGCTGGAAGGGTGCGGGCAGGGAAAGCATACAGGCTTTACACAG AGGACGCTCTTCACGACCTTAAGCCCGCCACAGTTCCTGAGATGCAGAG GAGCAATCTTGCGCCTGTCCTTCTCCAGCTGAAAAGTATGGGAATCGATAACGTGCTGCGGTTTGACTTCCCCGCC AGGCCTCCTGCACAGTCCATGGTACGGGGTCTGGAGCTActctacgcactcgatg CCTTAGACGACAACGGCAAACTTGTGGATCCGCTGGGCGTGCAAATGGCCGAGTTTCCGTTAGAACCAATGATCGCCAAGATGCTGCTAATATCCG GGGAGTTCAAGTGTTCTGAGGAAATCTTGACGATCGCGGCTATGCTGCAGATTAAGAATGTGTTCGTCACTCCGTCTAGCCAGAAGGCAGCTTCG GAGCATGCTCGGAGAAAGTTCTCTGTATACGAGGGCGACCATCTCACGCAACTAAATGTCCATAGAGCATTCCTTAAG CATAAAAAGAGCTCAAGATGGTGTCATGATAATTTTGTCAATTATAAAG GCCTGATGCACTCGGTCAAAATAAGGGAACAGCTCAAGAAACTCTTGCAGCATTTCAAGATTCCTATCGTGTCATGTGATG GAGATGTCGATCAGGTCTGTCGCTGTATTGTGGCAGGATTTTTCTCAAACGCTGCGCGCTATCACCCCAGTGGATGCTACAG GAGCGTTCGTGATGATCATGCGCTTCATATCCATCCGATGTCGGTTCTGTACACAGAGAAACCACCGCCATG GGTTGTATACCACGAGATTTTACAGACGTCACAATATTACATGCGCGACGTCACAAAA GAAAGGGAGGTTGCTGCCAAAAGGGCGAAGGTGTCGAGCTAA
- the LOC5517932 gene encoding probable ATP-dependent RNA helicase DHX35 isoform X2 codes for MLIQDSRWRTKRTKLSWVLCYNKLEMSAGWKPKFWRPGAEAPGVNEERPSSNDESSTTTVFNPNSSLSIDIQRQRLPIFKHRTNILYLLEKYETVIIVGETGCGKSTQIPQVAIRVAEERDTFAGQEVGYCVRFNDCFDPKLTSIKFMTDGILLREVMGDPLLSSYSVIMIDEAHERTLHTDVLLGLLKKIKKKRPDLRIIVSSATLDAEMFKDFFNTNITNDKSKDTAAVLSVEGRSYPVNIEYAISPVANYLQSAVETAMGIHLEEGPGDILVFLTGQEEVESAVSKLIERARGMPKGSSYLKVLPMYSGLPYEEQMLVFKRPPPNTRKVIVATNVAEASITIDGIVYVVDCGFVKLRAYSPATGIESLVVTEISQASAEQRAGRAGRVRAGKAYRLYTEDALHDLKPATVPEMQRSNLAPVLLQLKSMGIDNVLRFDFPARPPAQSMVRGLELLYALDALDDNGKLVDPLGVQMAEFPLEPMIAKMLLISGEFKCSEEILTIAAMLQIKNVFVTPSSQKAASEHARRKFSVYEGDHLTQLNVHRAFLKHKKSSRWCHDNFVNYKGLMHSVKIREQLKKLLQHFKIPIVSCDGDVDQVCRCIVAGFFSNAARYHPSGCYRSVRDDHALHIHPMSVLYTEKPPPWVVYHEILQTSQYYMRDVTKIEPEWLYGLAPHYYEFGTVLPIYLTRAGFLSIKLLPYPKLFFFTFLGKGGCCQKGEGVELKRFSSPPVGNSRETRDGFFQAIAHGIKSLI; via the exons ATGCTAATACaggattcaagatggcggacgaagaGGACGAAATTAAGTTGGGTCCTATGTTATAATAAACTTGAAATGTCTGCGGGTTGGAAACCCAAGTTTTGGAGACCAG GAGCAGAAGCACCTGGGGTAAATGAAGAGAGACCTTCCTCAAATGATGAGAGCAGCACAACAACTGTGTTCAACCCTAACTCTTCTCTATCAATCGACATTCAAAGACAGAGGCTACCTATTTTTAAG caCAGAACAAATATTCTTTATCTATTGGAAAAATATGAAACAGTGATTATTGTTGGGGAAACAGGATGTGGAAAGTCCACTCAG ATACCACAG GTGGCAATACGGGTTGCAGAAGAGCGTGACACTTTTGCTGGACAAGAAGTTGGTTACTGTGTCCGTTTCAATGACTGCTTTGACCCGAAGCTTACATCTATCAAG ttcATGACTGATGGTATTCTTCTTCGCGAAGTAATGGGTGACCCTCTGCTTTCAAGCTACAG TGTGATTATGATAGATGAAGCGCATGAGAGAACCCTTCACACTGATGTTCTCCTAGGCCTACTTAAAAAG ataaagaagaaaaggcCGGATTTGCGCATCATAGTGTCTTCTGCAACTTTGGATGCTGAG aTGTTTAAGGACTTTTTCAACACAAACATTACAAATGATAAAAG CAAAGACACCGCAGCAGTGCTTTCAGTGGAAGGCAGGTCATATCCTGTTAATATTGAGTATGCAATAAG CCCGGTTGCCAACTATCTTCAGAGTGCTGTTGAAACGGCGATGGGTATACACCTAGAAGAAGGGCCTGGGGACATTCTGGTTTTCCTCACAGGACAG GAAGAAGTGGAAAGTGCTGTGTCTAAACTAAT AGAAAGAGCCAGGGGAATGCCGAAGGGGTCAAGCTATCTTAAAGTTCTTCCTATGTACAGCGGACTTCCCTATGAGGAGCAG atGCTGGTTTTTAAACGGCCCCCACCCAACACTCGTAAG GTTATCGTAGCAACTAATGTAGCCGAAGCTTCAATCACAATCGATGGAATTGTCTATG TTGTGGATTGTGGGTTTGTTAAACTTCGGGCATACTCTCCAGCTACAGGAATAG AGAGTTTGGTGGTTACCGAGATCTCGCAGGCATCCGCCGAGCAGCGTGCGGGTCGAGCTGGAAGGGTGCGGGCAGGGAAAGCATACAGGCTTTACACAG AGGACGCTCTTCACGACCTTAAGCCCGCCACAGTTCCTGAGATGCAGAG GAGCAATCTTGCGCCTGTCCTTCTCCAGCTGAAAAGTATGGGAATCGATAACGTGCTGCGGTTTGACTTCCCCGCC AGGCCTCCTGCACAGTCCATGGTACGGGGTCTGGAGCTActctacgcactcgatg CCTTAGACGACAACGGCAAACTTGTGGATCCGCTGGGCGTGCAAATGGCCGAGTTTCCGTTAGAACCAATGATCGCCAAGATGCTGCTAATATCCG GGGAGTTCAAGTGTTCTGAGGAAATCTTGACGATCGCGGCTATGCTGCAGATTAAGAATGTGTTCGTCACTCCGTCTAGCCAGAAGGCAGCTTCG GAGCATGCTCGGAGAAAGTTCTCTGTATACGAGGGCGACCATCTCACGCAACTAAATGTCCATAGAGCATTCCTTAAG CATAAAAAGAGCTCAAGATGGTGTCATGATAATTTTGTCAATTATAAAG GCCTGATGCACTCGGTCAAAATAAGGGAACAGCTCAAGAAACTCTTGCAGCATTTCAAGATTCCTATCGTGTCATGTGATG GAGATGTCGATCAGGTCTGTCGCTGTATTGTGGCAGGATTTTTCTCAAACGCTGCGCGCTATCACCCCAGTGGATGCTACAG GAGCGTTCGTGATGATCATGCGCTTCATATCCATCCGATGTCGGTTCTGTACACAGAGAAACCACCGCCATG GGTTGTATACCACGAGATTTTACAGACGTCACAATATTACATGCGCGACGTCACAAAA ATTGAGCCGGAATGGCTGTACGGGTTGGCACCGCACTACTATGAGTTTGGAACGGTATTGCCTATTTACCTCACTCGCGCGGGCTTTCTTTCTATAAAACTACTACCTTACcctaaactatttttttttacttttctagGAAAGGGAGGTTGCTGCCAAAAGGGCGAAGGTGTCGAGCTAAAACGTTTCTCTTCGCCACCTGTCGGCAACAGTAGAGAGACAAGAGATGGCTTCTTTCAAGCGATTGCACACGGCATAAAATCACTCATATGA
- the LOC5517932 gene encoding probable ATP-dependent RNA helicase DHX35 isoform X1, translating to MLIQDSRWRTKRTKLSWVLCYNKLEMSAGWKPKFWRPGAEAPGVNEERPSSNDESSTTTVFNPNSSLSIDIQRQRLPIFKHRTNILYLLEKYETVIIVGETGCGKSTQIPQYLLESGWTADGKKIGITQPRRVAAITVAIRVAEERDTFAGQEVGYCVRFNDCFDPKLTSIKFMTDGILLREVMGDPLLSSYSVIMIDEAHERTLHTDVLLGLLKKIKKKRPDLRIIVSSATLDAEMFKDFFNTNITNDKSKDTAAVLSVEGRSYPVNIEYAISPVANYLQSAVETAMGIHLEEGPGDILVFLTGQEEVESAVSKLIERARGMPKGSSYLKVLPMYSGLPYEEQMLVFKRPPPNTRKVIVATNVAEASITIDGIVYVVDCGFVKLRAYSPATGIESLVVTEISQASAEQRAGRAGRVRAGKAYRLYTEDALHDLKPATVPEMQRSNLAPVLLQLKSMGIDNVLRFDFPARPPAQSMVRGLELLYALDALDDNGKLVDPLGVQMAEFPLEPMIAKMLLISGEFKCSEEILTIAAMLQIKNVFVTPSSQKAASEHARRKFSVYEGDHLTQLNVHRAFLKHKKSSRWCHDNFVNYKGLMHSVKIREQLKKLLQHFKIPIVSCDGDVDQVCRCIVAGFFSNAARYHPSGCYRSVRDDHALHIHPMSVLYTEKPPPWVVYHEILQTSQYYMRDVTKIEPEWLYGLAPHYYEFGTVLPIYLTRAGFLSIKLLPYPKLFFFTFLGKGGCCQKGEGVELKRFSSPPVGNSRETRDGFFQAIAHGIKSLI from the exons ATGCTAATACaggattcaagatggcggacgaagaGGACGAAATTAAGTTGGGTCCTATGTTATAATAAACTTGAAATGTCTGCGGGTTGGAAACCCAAGTTTTGGAGACCAG GAGCAGAAGCACCTGGGGTAAATGAAGAGAGACCTTCCTCAAATGATGAGAGCAGCACAACAACTGTGTTCAACCCTAACTCTTCTCTATCAATCGACATTCAAAGACAGAGGCTACCTATTTTTAAG caCAGAACAAATATTCTTTATCTATTGGAAAAATATGAAACAGTGATTATTGTTGGGGAAACAGGATGTGGAAAGTCCACTCAG ATACCACAG TACTTGCTTGAGAGTGGCTGGACAGCTGATGGTAAGAAGATTGGAATTACCCAGCCACGGCGGGTGGCAGCTATCACG GTGGCAATACGGGTTGCAGAAGAGCGTGACACTTTTGCTGGACAAGAAGTTGGTTACTGTGTCCGTTTCAATGACTGCTTTGACCCGAAGCTTACATCTATCAAG ttcATGACTGATGGTATTCTTCTTCGCGAAGTAATGGGTGACCCTCTGCTTTCAAGCTACAG TGTGATTATGATAGATGAAGCGCATGAGAGAACCCTTCACACTGATGTTCTCCTAGGCCTACTTAAAAAG ataaagaagaaaaggcCGGATTTGCGCATCATAGTGTCTTCTGCAACTTTGGATGCTGAG aTGTTTAAGGACTTTTTCAACACAAACATTACAAATGATAAAAG CAAAGACACCGCAGCAGTGCTTTCAGTGGAAGGCAGGTCATATCCTGTTAATATTGAGTATGCAATAAG CCCGGTTGCCAACTATCTTCAGAGTGCTGTTGAAACGGCGATGGGTATACACCTAGAAGAAGGGCCTGGGGACATTCTGGTTTTCCTCACAGGACAG GAAGAAGTGGAAAGTGCTGTGTCTAAACTAAT AGAAAGAGCCAGGGGAATGCCGAAGGGGTCAAGCTATCTTAAAGTTCTTCCTATGTACAGCGGACTTCCCTATGAGGAGCAG atGCTGGTTTTTAAACGGCCCCCACCCAACACTCGTAAG GTTATCGTAGCAACTAATGTAGCCGAAGCTTCAATCACAATCGATGGAATTGTCTATG TTGTGGATTGTGGGTTTGTTAAACTTCGGGCATACTCTCCAGCTACAGGAATAG AGAGTTTGGTGGTTACCGAGATCTCGCAGGCATCCGCCGAGCAGCGTGCGGGTCGAGCTGGAAGGGTGCGGGCAGGGAAAGCATACAGGCTTTACACAG AGGACGCTCTTCACGACCTTAAGCCCGCCACAGTTCCTGAGATGCAGAG GAGCAATCTTGCGCCTGTCCTTCTCCAGCTGAAAAGTATGGGAATCGATAACGTGCTGCGGTTTGACTTCCCCGCC AGGCCTCCTGCACAGTCCATGGTACGGGGTCTGGAGCTActctacgcactcgatg CCTTAGACGACAACGGCAAACTTGTGGATCCGCTGGGCGTGCAAATGGCCGAGTTTCCGTTAGAACCAATGATCGCCAAGATGCTGCTAATATCCG GGGAGTTCAAGTGTTCTGAGGAAATCTTGACGATCGCGGCTATGCTGCAGATTAAGAATGTGTTCGTCACTCCGTCTAGCCAGAAGGCAGCTTCG GAGCATGCTCGGAGAAAGTTCTCTGTATACGAGGGCGACCATCTCACGCAACTAAATGTCCATAGAGCATTCCTTAAG CATAAAAAGAGCTCAAGATGGTGTCATGATAATTTTGTCAATTATAAAG GCCTGATGCACTCGGTCAAAATAAGGGAACAGCTCAAGAAACTCTTGCAGCATTTCAAGATTCCTATCGTGTCATGTGATG GAGATGTCGATCAGGTCTGTCGCTGTATTGTGGCAGGATTTTTCTCAAACGCTGCGCGCTATCACCCCAGTGGATGCTACAG GAGCGTTCGTGATGATCATGCGCTTCATATCCATCCGATGTCGGTTCTGTACACAGAGAAACCACCGCCATG GGTTGTATACCACGAGATTTTACAGACGTCACAATATTACATGCGCGACGTCACAAAA ATTGAGCCGGAATGGCTGTACGGGTTGGCACCGCACTACTATGAGTTTGGAACGGTATTGCCTATTTACCTCACTCGCGCGGGCTTTCTTTCTATAAAACTACTACCTTACcctaaactatttttttttacttttctagGAAAGGGAGGTTGCTGCCAAAAGGGCGAAGGTGTCGAGCTAAAACGTTTCTCTTCGCCACCTGTCGGCAACAGTAGAGAGACAAGAGATGGCTTCTTTCAAGCGATTGCACACGGCATAAAATCACTCATATGA
- the LOC5517932 gene encoding probable ATP-dependent RNA helicase DHX35 isoform X5 codes for MTDGILLREVMGDPLLSSYSVIMIDEAHERTLHTDVLLGLLKKIKKKRPDLRIIVSSATLDAEMFKDFFNTNITNDKSKDTAAVLSVEGRSYPVNIEYAISPVANYLQSAVETAMGIHLEEGPGDILVFLTGQEEVESAVSKLIERARGMPKGSSYLKVLPMYSGLPYEEQMLVFKRPPPNTRKVIVATNVAEASITIDGIVYVVDCGFVKLRAYSPATGIESLVVTEISQASAEQRAGRAGRVRAGKAYRLYTEDALHDLKPATVPEMQRSNLAPVLLQLKSMGIDNVLRFDFPARPPAQSMVRGLELLYALDALDDNGKLVDPLGVQMAEFPLEPMIAKMLLISGEFKCSEEILTIAAMLQIKNVFVTPSSQKAASEHARRKFSVYEGDHLTQLNVHRAFLKHKKSSRWCHDNFVNYKGLMHSVKIREQLKKLLQHFKIPIVSCDGDVDQVCRCIVAGFFSNAARYHPSGCYRSVRDDHALHIHPMSVLYTEKPPPWVVYHEILQTSQYYMRDVTKIEPEWLYGLAPHYYEFGTVLPIYLTRAGFLSIKLLPYPKLFFFTFLGKGGCCQKGEGVELKRFSSPPVGNSRETRDGFFQAIAHGIKSLI; via the exons ATGACTGATGGTATTCTTCTTCGCGAAGTAATGGGTGACCCTCTGCTTTCAAGCTACAG TGTGATTATGATAGATGAAGCGCATGAGAGAACCCTTCACACTGATGTTCTCCTAGGCCTACTTAAAAAG ataaagaagaaaaggcCGGATTTGCGCATCATAGTGTCTTCTGCAACTTTGGATGCTGAG aTGTTTAAGGACTTTTTCAACACAAACATTACAAATGATAAAAG CAAAGACACCGCAGCAGTGCTTTCAGTGGAAGGCAGGTCATATCCTGTTAATATTGAGTATGCAATAAG CCCGGTTGCCAACTATCTTCAGAGTGCTGTTGAAACGGCGATGGGTATACACCTAGAAGAAGGGCCTGGGGACATTCTGGTTTTCCTCACAGGACAG GAAGAAGTGGAAAGTGCTGTGTCTAAACTAAT AGAAAGAGCCAGGGGAATGCCGAAGGGGTCAAGCTATCTTAAAGTTCTTCCTATGTACAGCGGACTTCCCTATGAGGAGCAG atGCTGGTTTTTAAACGGCCCCCACCCAACACTCGTAAG GTTATCGTAGCAACTAATGTAGCCGAAGCTTCAATCACAATCGATGGAATTGTCTATG TTGTGGATTGTGGGTTTGTTAAACTTCGGGCATACTCTCCAGCTACAGGAATAG AGAGTTTGGTGGTTACCGAGATCTCGCAGGCATCCGCCGAGCAGCGTGCGGGTCGAGCTGGAAGGGTGCGGGCAGGGAAAGCATACAGGCTTTACACAG AGGACGCTCTTCACGACCTTAAGCCCGCCACAGTTCCTGAGATGCAGAG GAGCAATCTTGCGCCTGTCCTTCTCCAGCTGAAAAGTATGGGAATCGATAACGTGCTGCGGTTTGACTTCCCCGCC AGGCCTCCTGCACAGTCCATGGTACGGGGTCTGGAGCTActctacgcactcgatg CCTTAGACGACAACGGCAAACTTGTGGATCCGCTGGGCGTGCAAATGGCCGAGTTTCCGTTAGAACCAATGATCGCCAAGATGCTGCTAATATCCG GGGAGTTCAAGTGTTCTGAGGAAATCTTGACGATCGCGGCTATGCTGCAGATTAAGAATGTGTTCGTCACTCCGTCTAGCCAGAAGGCAGCTTCG GAGCATGCTCGGAGAAAGTTCTCTGTATACGAGGGCGACCATCTCACGCAACTAAATGTCCATAGAGCATTCCTTAAG CATAAAAAGAGCTCAAGATGGTGTCATGATAATTTTGTCAATTATAAAG GCCTGATGCACTCGGTCAAAATAAGGGAACAGCTCAAGAAACTCTTGCAGCATTTCAAGATTCCTATCGTGTCATGTGATG GAGATGTCGATCAGGTCTGTCGCTGTATTGTGGCAGGATTTTTCTCAAACGCTGCGCGCTATCACCCCAGTGGATGCTACAG GAGCGTTCGTGATGATCATGCGCTTCATATCCATCCGATGTCGGTTCTGTACACAGAGAAACCACCGCCATG GGTTGTATACCACGAGATTTTACAGACGTCACAATATTACATGCGCGACGTCACAAAA ATTGAGCCGGAATGGCTGTACGGGTTGGCACCGCACTACTATGAGTTTGGAACGGTATTGCCTATTTACCTCACTCGCGCGGGCTTTCTTTCTATAAAACTACTACCTTACcctaaactatttttttttacttttctagGAAAGGGAGGTTGCTGCCAAAAGGGCGAAGGTGTCGAGCTAAAACGTTTCTCTTCGCCACCTGTCGGCAACAGTAGAGAGACAAGAGATGGCTTCTTTCAAGCGATTGCACACGGCATAAAATCACTCATATGA